A genomic window from Bradyrhizobium lupini includes:
- a CDS encoding NYN domain-containing protein encodes MSPSSTDKIALFIDGANLYATAKTLGFDIDYKRLLKEFQSRGTLLRAFYYTAIIEDQEYSSIRPLIDWLDYNGYTVVTKATKEFIDASGRRKVKGNMDIELAVNAMELAEHLDQMVLFSGDGDFRSLVEAVQRRGVRVTVISTIASQPPMIADELRRQADVFTDLVELQSKLGRDPSERPAPRDREARGHMPKFLQEPKGNDPRN; translated from the coding sequence ATGTCACCTTCCTCTACCGACAAGATCGCGCTCTTCATCGACGGAGCCAATCTCTACGCGACGGCGAAAACTCTGGGCTTCGACATCGATTACAAGCGTCTGCTGAAGGAGTTTCAGAGCCGCGGGACGCTGCTTAGGGCGTTCTACTACACCGCGATCATCGAGGATCAGGAGTACTCCTCCATCCGGCCGCTGATCGACTGGCTCGACTACAACGGCTACACCGTGGTCACCAAGGCGACCAAGGAGTTCATCGACGCCTCCGGCCGCCGCAAGGTCAAGGGCAACATGGACATCGAGCTCGCCGTGAACGCCATGGAGCTCGCCGAGCACCTCGACCAGATGGTGCTGTTCTCGGGCGACGGCGACTTCCGGTCCCTGGTCGAGGCCGTTCAGCGCCGCGGCGTGCGGGTCACCGTGATTTCCACGATCGCGAGCCAGCCGCCGATGATCGCCGACGAGCTGCGCCGCCAGGCCGACGTCTTCACCGACCTCGTCGAGCTACAGTCCAAGCTCGGCCGCGACCCGTCCGAACGCCCCGCCCCGCGCGATCGTGAAGCGCGTGGACACATGCCAAAATTCTTGCAGGAGCCGAAGGGAAACGATCCACGCAACTAG